TGCGTGTTAGCGGCGCAAAGAACGCGGCACTGCCCGCCATGGCAGCTGCCATCCTCACTGAAGAACCAGTCATTCTCGAAGGCATCCCCGACGTTCGCGACATCCAAACCGAGCGCAGGCTGCTCGAATCGATGGGCGCCGAAGTCGAGCTCGGATACGGCCGCGCACACCATCGCACTAGCATCTGCTGCCGGAACTTGAGCAACCCGGAAGCCAAGTACGAACTCGTGAAAACGATGCGTGCCTCTACCCTCGTGCTCGGACCCCTCGTTGCGCGCATGGGAGTTGCAAGAGTGTCTCTGCCCGGCGGCTGCGCAATCGGCGCACGTCCAATCGACCTCCACATCAAGGGTCTCGAGAAGATGGGCGCGCAGATCACTCAGGAACACGGCTACATCGAAGCCAAGACCGATCGCCTCAAGGGCGCTCACATCGTCTTTGAAAAGATCACCGTCACCGGTACGGAGGATTTGCTCATGGCGGCGACTCTCGCCGACGGTGAGACCGTGATGGAGAATTGCGCTCGAGAACCCGAAGTCGCCGACCTCGCCGCTTTATTGAACAAGATGGGTGCCAGAATTGAAGGCGCCGGAACATCGACGATCCACGTCAAAGGCGTGGAGAAGCTAGGCGGAGCAAAGCACCGCATCATTCCCGACCGCATCGAGGCAGGGACTTTTGTTGTGGCGGGTGCAATCACCGGAGGCGACCTGATTGTCGCCGGATGCGATCCCACTCACATGAGCGCGCTCCTGGCAAAACTTCAGGAGTGTGGAGTCAAGATCAGAACCAGCGAAGACTCCGTTCGCGTGCAGGCCGATGGCAACCTAGCCGGCGCCGACATGGTTACCGAGGAACATCCAGGATTCCCGACCGATATGCAGGCGCAATACATGGCTCTTGCCACGCAGGCAGAGGGAACCTCGATCGTGACCGAGAACATCTTCGAGAATCGCTTCATGCACGCCCAAGAGCTCGTGCGCATGGGAGCAAATATCAAGATCGAAGGACGCCGAGCTATTGTCCGTGGAAAAACTCCCCTAAGCGCTGCCGCGGTGCTTGCTTCCGATTTGCGAGCATCGGCTTCTTTGGTCCTCGCCGCCCTTGTAGCTGACGGAGAGACAATCATCGATCGCGTTTACCACATCGACCGCGGATATGAGCGTATCGAAGAAAAACTGCGCGGTGTCGGCGCACAAATGAAACGCATCGGTGAGATGCTGCCAAAAAAGAATGGACAGCTGACAGGAGCAACGGCATAAGACAAGGGTTTCTGAACGTGTCAGCCTTTGACTTCTGTTGAAATTCTGATCTTCCCCGTCTTGATCGCTTTCTTCAGCGCTTCAAAGTCGCGCACTGTCTGTTCACCATAACGATCGGCGAACTCAGCCATGGCATCGTCGAGTTTGTTGCCCGCTCCGCAGTAACCGGCAAGTTGCATAGGATCACCAGAGCGCGCATGTCCTTTTGCTAGCACTTCCCCACACACTTTCGCGTACTCCGTCAAGCCATTCCCTTGCATCTGGCTGTCATCAATAGTCGCCTTGTGATCGCTTAGCTGTCGCACCAGGTAATCGCGACCACCCATCGACGTCCATCCCAAGAATGGATCGGAATAGGCTTGCATGCGTCGTTGCCCTTCCGCCACACGCTTTCCCTCATTGATGAAGGCTTGTGATGGGGAGAGGTAGCGTGCGTAGCAAGACGGAGCCTCTTCTTTGACCTGCAGGAATAGCGGATCGCGCTCGCCATTGCCGAAGCATAGAACGACGTAATCGCGCGTTCCCACGCTCCCGGTGCCAACAACTTTGAAAGCGACATCCACCGGGTGATAGCAGGAAAGAAATTGCTGACGTTCTGGTGAGAGCGTTTGCTGATAGAGCGCAAGGGCCGCGATCACCTGCCGGGCGACCTGTGAACGCACAGGTGCGAGCAACGGACGCTCGTCCTTAAACTTATGCTTTCCTCCAGATCGCAATGTTAGCCTTTCCAGATTGTGCTCCGGAGTAGAACGTTCGGCCTTGCGCAGCACCGCCTGCACGGGTCCAACCTTCACGTGCAACTGGAATTTTGTGAGGTCAAGGACCGTCATTTCCGAAAATCGCAACATCGCGGCGCAGTACGACTTGATGAAAAGTCGCACCGCGTCTTTGCATGTCTTCTTCTCGTGACCCGACTGCTGTCCGGCGAGAATCAGGCTGGTCGACAGCCGCTTCAAGTCCCACTCGAACGGCCCGTGCACGGTCTCGTCGAAGTCGTTGATGTCGAAGACCAGGTGGCCGTCGGGCGCGGCGTAGGCACCGAGGTTTCGAACGTGGGCGTCGCCGCAGATCTGCGCTTCCAAGCCACAATGCGGAATTGAGGCCAGGTCAGCTGCCATGATTGAAGCGGCGCCGCGAAAGAACCCGAAGTGCGATGCCGCCATACGCGCCATCTTGATCGGCATGAGATCGCGCAGGCGCCCACGCGCACTTACAAGCAACATTTGTACGACGTCGCGCCGGGTCTTGGAGGCTTTCCACTCACCGTGATCCGCACGGCGTACCCTCTTGCGGTACTCTTTGCCCCTGGCAAAGCGTTCTCCGGGTGTAAGTGCAACCGCGCCGAGCTTGTGCATGTTGTAGAGAGAAATTCTATATCGGCAGATTTGACACGAAACCGGTCAAGGTAGCCATCAACGCTCTGCGTCCGCCCGACCTTCGGTTAGACCAGCGTCCACATCAACTCTCAGCGTTATTTGGGACTCATCTTCAGCGCGCAGCACCGTCGCGACTGACACCAACACCAATACTGCCGCAGCAATCATCAACACCGGCAGACGTTCTCGGAGTAGTAGCGCTCCTTCCGCCATCGCGACTATGGGTACAACCAGATTGATAGTCGAAAGCTGATACGCCTGCATTTTTCCCAACAGCCAGTAATAGACGGAGAACGTGATTACCGAGCCGAAGATGGTCAGGAACACAAGCGCAAGGATGCTGGTCGAATTCCAGTCTGACCCACGGCCGCGCTCCGCCATAAGACTCGCGATACACAACACAACAGCTCCGACGCAGAATTGCACCGCCGTTCCCAGCAGAGGACTTACATTGCCGATCTCACGTTTGGCGAACACCGAAGCCCACGAGCTGCTGATGACTGCCCCAATCACAGCTCCACCTCCAAGCAGCAGATACCGCGAGACCGAGAGCTCCGTATAAAACAGCGTTGCCATGGCTCCCAACCCGAGCAACATGGCGAACACTGCACGCCGTGGCACGTGCGTGCGAGTCATTAGCGGAGTAAACAGTGCAACGAAGAGCGGACACGTGGAGAAAAGTACCGCTGTCATCGATGAGCTGATGCGATACTCGGCCCAGAAGAGCAGTCCGTAAGGCAAGCCCATCATCGTGATTCCGAGGATCAGGAGTGCACGCCATTCCCTTGAGCTGAGACTCAGGGTCCTAGCTCGCACCAGTGCGATCCCGAGCAAGATGATTGCAGCCAGAAAGAATCGGATTGCCGCTGCACGTATGGGCGGAACATCGCGTACGAGCAGTCGAATCGCGCCCCATGTGCTGCCCCAGATGAGGCAAATCAGGGCGTAGGCGAAATAGTGTTTGCGCGTCAGACTAGGCATCGTACCCGGTTGGCTATTAGAGCTTGAAACCAAGAACTCAAAACAACAAGAGGAGACTCGCGTCTCCTCTGTTGCTCTACTTATGAGAATAACCCTCAGTGCCTTCCACCACCACCGCCGCCGCGGTTGCGATCACCACCGCGTCCGCCGCGTCCATGATGCCGACGGCCTCGGCCACCGCCCGGAGGACGGCCACCACCTTCACGACGTCCTCCCTGGCGCTCGCCTCCCGGGGCCGCATGCGCTGGCTCGCCTTCTGCGCGATTGAAGTTAGGCTCATCGTCGCCTTCGGTAAAGTCAGCGCCTCCCTCGATGGTGATGCTTTCGCCTCCATTGGGACTGGGTGGCTCAGGATGGGGTCCGGCTCCATCGCCGTCAGGACCGGCTACTCCGCCTGCTTGAGCTCCCATCTTGGCGCGCTGTTCTCGCAAGATTGCCTTGCGGGACAGCTTGATGCGATTGCCTTCGATAGCCAGCACCTTCACCAGGATTTGATCGCCTTCATGCAGCTCGTCGCGTACGTCCTTGATGCGATGTTCGGCGATTTCGCTGATGTGCAATAACCCGTCCGTCCCCGGGAAGATTTCGACAAACGCGCCGAAATCGGCGAGGCGGACGACCTTCCCAAGGTAGGTCTTTCCCACTTCGGGAGTTGCCGTAATGTCTCCGATGATCTGGAGAGCTTTGCTCATCATCGCTTCATCGCTGGAAGCGACATTGACCTTTCCAGAATCCTCAACGTCAATCTTCACACCGGTCTGCTCGACGATTCCGCGGATTACCTTGCCTCCGGGACCGATCAGGTCACGAATCTTGTCCACCGGAATCTGCAGCGTCTGGATGCGTGGTGCGAACTTCGACACCGCGCTGCGCGACTCTGGGAGCGCCTCATGCATTTTGCCGAGGATAAACAGCCGTCCCTGACGCGCTTGCTCGAGAGCCTCACGCATGATCTGCCCGGTAATGCCGGGAATCTTGATATCCATCTGCAGCGCCGTGATTCCCTGCTGGGTCCCTGCGACCTTGAAGTCCATGTCGCCGTAGTGATCTTCAGCGCCTGCGATGTCCGTCAGGATGGCGTAGTCGTCGCCCTCCTTCACCAGACCCATCGCTACACCCGCGACCGGGGCCTTGATGGGCACTCCGGCGTCCATGAGCGATAGGGTCGCGCCGCAAACCGATGCCATTGAGGAGGAGCCATTCGACTCGAGAATGTCGGAGACAACACGCATCGTGTAAGGCCATACGGCTTCATCCGGCAACACCGCGGTCACCGCTCGTTCTGCCAGGGCACCGTGACCAACCTCTCGACGTCCCACTCCCGTCATGCGTCCGGTCTCACCAACCGAGAATGGTGGGAAGTTGTAGTGCAGCATGAAGTTCTTTTTCTTCTCACCTTCAAAGTTCTCCAGCCGCTGAACGTCGTCGGAAGTTCCCAAAGTGGTTGTCACCAGCGCTTGAGTTTCGCCACGGGTAAAGATGGCGGAACCGTGAGTGCGCGGAAGCACACTGGTTTCGATGGTGATGTTGCGGATCTCGTCGAACTTACGGCGATCGGGACGGATGCGATCCTTGGTCACCTGCTCGCGGAAGAGCCGCTCGCGCAACACTTCGAAGTAGTGCTCAAGTTTTTCCGCGGCAGCTTCATCGCCTTCCGGCAGCTTCGACTTGAGCTCTTTCTTGATCTCCGCGACCTTCGTATAGCTCTCGATCTTCGGATACTTCTTGGTGTCGAGCGCATCGCTCAGGCGGTCGCCTATCTTCGACTTGAGCTCGCGGAAGTACTTCTCGTCGAACTCCGGCGGAGCGATCTGACGCTTCGGCTTGCCTGCTCGCGAAGCCAAGTCCGTGATCGCCGAAACGATCTTCTTGATTTCGACGTGGGCAAACTCGATCGCATCTACCACTTTGTCTTCGGTAACTTCATTCGCTCCAGACTCAATCATCACAATGCCGTCTTTTGTTCCGACCACCATGATGTTGAGCTGGCTCTCGCGTCGTTCCGCGTAACTAGGGTTGATCACCATCTCACCATTCACGATTCCAACGCGAACTGCGCCTACCGGTCCGGCAAATGGAACATCGGACAACGTAATCGCACAAGACGCTGCATTGATCGCGGCCACGTCAGGATCGTTCTCGGTGTCGGCCGAGAGCACCAGCACAATCACCTGCGTTTCATTTTTGAAATTTTCTGGAAAGAGCGGACGGATCGGACGATCAATTTGGCGGGCGGTGAGAATTTCGCGTTCGCTGGGACGCCCTTCTCGCTTGATAAACCCGCCAGGAATACGTCCACCGGCATACGTGTATTCGCGGTAGTCGACGGTCAGGGGGAAGAAGTCTTGTCCTTCGCGAGGCTCGGGAGCCGCTACGGCCGTGGCGAGCACAACGTTGTCCCCGATTCTGACTACAGCAGCACCGGGAGCTTGTTTGGCTAAACGGCCAGTTTCAAATTCGAGTCGCTTACCGCCTGCGAGTTCAACGGCTGCGTCTTGCTTCATGAATTCCTCATTTCATTTGGAGGGCTGCCAGCAGGCAGCTTGGGAGCGGTGGGCGAGCGGACAGGTGCCTGTACCTTCCACTAGCGAAAATTCGAGACGAACGGTGTAGGGCTGACAGCAAAGCTGGTCTCGACTGGAGGTCGGCATCATGCGCGCTCGGGAGGAGGCGGGCCATCTTCGCGGGAAACGCTTACACTTTGGCCAAATCGAGATCGCTCGAATCGCGGCCAAAATCGCGGACAGTGGCCGCCCAGGTCCTGTTACTTGCGAATGCCGAGTTTCTGGATTACGTCCTTATAACGCTCGGAATCGTAGTTCTTGAGGTAGTCGAGCAGGCGGCGACGCTTGCTGACCATCATCAGGAGACCGCGGCGGGAGGCGTGATCCTTCTTGTGTGTCTTAAAATGATCCGTCAATTCACCGATCCGTTCGCTAAGCACCGCGATCTGAACCTCGGGGCTGCCGGTATCGTTATCGTGGGTGCGGAACCGGGTAATGACGTCTTGTTTACGCTCTCTAGCTAACACTGAAACTGGTGACACTCCTATTGTTTTTCTAGTCCTTTAAGTCTCTCTAGCAGAGTAACATGGGCGAGTTTTTTGCACAAACATATCGGCCCTGCCCCACGAATACCCGTCGCGCAGCCCGCTCGGCTGTGGCTCCGCTCAAAGTTGATTCCGCCGAAGAGGCCGAGGTTTTTAGACTGTCATCCTAAGCCCTCCTTTGGGCGAAGGACCTCCCGCGATGCCTCAGACTTATTTGCAGTGTCCTGGCTCTTTGCGAGAATCTCTGGCCAAAAAGCTGGGACACCGCGACGAAGTCCGAAATATTCCGGGAGGTCCTTCGCCCAAAAGAGCGGCTCAGGATGACAGTCTTAAGAGATTCGCTCGTGAGAAGACGAACGAGCTTCCAGGACCGCAGCCCCCACAACTCTGCTAATCTCTCCGCTTACTTTCAATGCCCAATCCCTTCGCGTTTCTAGCGGAAGCAAACTCCGGACAACGCCGAACCCTTCTTGCCGCCGCGCTTGGCTGGATGCTGGACGCATTCGACGTAATGCTTTATTCGCTGGTGGTCGCCTACATCATGCGCGATCTGCACATGAGCAAGCAGACTGCAGGGCTGCTGAACACCTTGACGCTGCTGGCTTCCGGCATCGGCGGCGTCCTATTTGGCTTTATCGCCGACCGCATCGGGCGCACACGTGCCCTTATGCTGAGCATCCTCACGTATTCGGTTTGCTCCTTTGCCTGCGGCTTGGCAACTTCAATCTTGGTTCTGGCTTGCCTGCGCTTCCTGCTCGGACTTGGAATGGGAGGAGAGTGGAATACCGGAGCAACGTTAGTGGCCGAGACATGGCCAACTCATCTCCGCGCTCGCGCGCTTGCCATGGTGCAGAGCTCGTGGGCGATCGGATACGCGCTGGCTGCCGTGGTAGCAGGTCTGATGCTGCAACGCACAACCTGGCGGTTCGTATTTTTTGTCGGTGTACTGCCGGCGCTCGTCACATTGTGGATACAGAAAGGCGTTCCCGAATCGGAACTTTGGAAAGAGCGGCAAACTAGCACTCGGTCGGTGACCGCGGGTTCACCGATTCGCTTCGTCGATCTATTCGGCCGGCAATATCGAAGGAAAACTATAACGCTGCTCTTGATGAATATGTTCGGAATGTTCGGCTGGTGGGGACTGTTTACCTGGATTCCGCCCTATCTTTCATTGCCTATCGAGCAAGGCGGTCGTGGATTTGGTGCGCTGAATACCACGGGATTGCTGGTCTTCCTCAATCTGGTGGGAATGGCTCCTGGCTACTTTACTTTCGGCTGGGTAGCAGATCGTCTTGGGCGACGTCCATCCGTGATCCTGTACACGCTGCTCGCCGCTGCTTTCGTTCCGCTTTACGCGGCGGCGCGAGAGCCCGCGGCGCTACTCCTGCTAGGCGCAATCGTGGCATTTTTTGGCACTGGCTTCTTTTCCGGATCGGGAATTATTGGCAGCGAGCTGTTTCCCACCAGCGTTCGCGCACGTGCGCTAGGGTTTACTTACAACGGGGCGCGTGCAATGAGTTCAATTGCGCCCTTCACTATCGGAAGGATCGGTCAGCAGCACGGGCTTGATTCTGCGTTTTATGTTTGTGCGGCGGCATTCCTTCTGTCTGCTTTGACTGCAATCTTCATCCCTGAAACCCGCGGAACGGAGCTGACGTGAGTTGGCGTTTGTTTGAGCCGGGCGGTCCGATTCGGAACAATTGTGCAACCTCATCCCTCTCGCAGTGATACGCGGTGTATCTAAGTCCCATCTCATCAATCGGTTACGAATTCCACAGCATCTCTGGACGGACTCTTGGGTTCACTCTATTGACACAAAGTTGCACTCAAGAAAGTAGCGGAACGTTAAGGAACCAAATTCAGCTCTCGTGAATCTAATGTTTTGACGAGGAGAGAAGCTGGATGGTAAATAGCTTCTTCCTGGGTACAACTCCAAGGGGTGTTGTGATGAGTCTGGTCAATCTGTTCTTCGGTTGTTGGCACAGGAACTATAGTTTCCCCAGAACAGCTAAGGGTTCGCGTCGTTCCGGGGCCGCGGCCCAAACTGGCACATACGTGGTGTGTCTCGATTGCGGAAAAGAGTTCGCGTATGACTGGCAGGAGATGAAGATTGTTACTTCCGCTCCCAGGAGGTCGAAGGTGACTTCGATTTCTGAGCCGGTGACGTCACTGGCAAAGACTGCGTAATCGTCAGGCTGCTTTTGTCCTAAAGATGGACCGAAATCCGGTCCATCTTTTTGCATTCCCACTACATTTTTTCCTCAACGAACGCCGGGCCGGACGCTCCTTGGCGTAGAAGGTGGCGTGCCGCGTCTCGCGGCACGATGCGATTTGAGCCCGGCACCAAGTGCAGGGTTCGATTTATTTATCCCGAGCCCCGGAGGGGGCGTCACGCTGCGATCCTCTTCAGTCCGCCAACCGGTGTCGCCCCTACGGGGCTCATTTGTTCTGATGTTTCCCGGCACTGTGTGCCGGGCTCATTTCACAGCGTGCCGCGAAACGCGGCACGCTAGGGCGCCCGCGCCCGAAGAAAGATTGACGTTGTCTGTAAACTCTGGGGCTGGAGTTGAATTCCCGTAGGCTGGCCGAGGCTCCCGGCGCTCCATCTAGAAATTCACACGTGATCAGCGGTCGCTAGCACCCGGTCGAGCAACGAGAGCAGATCGGTGACGGTGATAATCCCGACCAGCTTTCCATCAGATTCCGCGACCAGCACCGACGAAAACTTTTTCGTTACCATGATGTGAACTGCCTGCTGTACAGGCGCGTCGGGATGAATTGTGACCGGATCCCTCGTCATCGCCTGCGTCACCGAGGTGCCCTCGAAGATCTTGTTGTATTCATCCGAGCTGAGGTGAGAGAGAACCGAGGGAGCAAGCCGCGAAACATCGCGATCGCTAATGATGCCAACCGCTTTTCCGTCGGCCGAGACCACCGGCACATGGCGTTTGCCGGTACGGCGAATCAGCATCGCAGCATCCAACAGGCATGCGTCGACCGTCAGGGTAGTCACTGTACTGGTCATGTAGTCGCGCACGCGAAACTTGCTCTTCACCACAGTCTGCTGGCCGCTTTGATCACCCATAAGATGGGCATCATAGCAGAGGAAGTTTCGAACGCTTAACAGTCGTGCCGCGTCTCGCGGCACGAGGAGATATGAGCCCGGCACGTTGTGCCGGGGGTGATCGAGGAGTAGATTTGAGCCCCGGAGGGGCGACACATTACTTAAGAGTGTCGCCCCTCCGGGCTCATTGTAAAAGCGCCACTTCCCCGGCAGTTCCTGCCGGGCTCAATTCGACTCGGGCCGCGAAACGCGGCACGAAACTGCAACAAACATCCATTGACAATCAGAATAAAAAAAGGCGGTCCAAAATGGACCGCCTTTCCCATTTCCTTAAAAGAAACTAATCGTTGTTATCGCGACGATGCAGCGTGGGACGATCGTCGTCGGTCGACTTCCCGTCTTTATCCGTCTTGTTCGAGGCGCGACGCAGCGAGGGCTTGTTCTCGTCCTTATCTTCGATCACCTTGCGACGGTTCTCGAGGGCCGCCAATCTAGCCTTCACCTGATCGAACTCCGAGGTGGTCACAACGTACTGATCTTTCGGGGGCAGAATCTTGGCAATCTCCTGCTGCGTGTGCTCTACGCGGTCGGGAGTCGGTGGATGGGAGGCAAAGGCCTTTGCCAGTGCACCGGGCTTCTTCTTCTCCGTGGCTTCAATCTTTTCGAAGAAGTCCACCATCGACTGCGGATCGTAGCCGCTGGCATACAAGTACTGCGTTCCCAGGTAGTCAGCCTGCGACTCGAACCCGCGCGAGAACTTCATGAAGGTAAGCGGAATGCCGATTCCGGCAGCCTCATATGCTGCGTAACCGATTCCACCGCCAATAAAGATCAAAGGAATGGTGGCGAAATTCGCCCAATTCGCCCGCGTCATCTGGCGCATCGCGTGACGAGCGCAAACGTGAGCAATTTCATGGGCCATAACTCCAGCCAGCTCTGACTCGTCATCGGCGGCCAGAATAGTTCCCGTATTGACGTAGAAGAAGCCTCCGGGAAGCGCAAAGGCGTTGATTTGGTCGTCGTCGATCACCTTGATCGTGAATGGCACCTTGGCATCGGAGTGGCGGACCAGATTCTGCCCAATGCGGTTGACGTACTCGTTCACCACCGGATCGGTGACCAATTTGGCACTCTGCTCGACCTGCTGGGCATATTGCTTGCCCATGGAAACTTCCTTCTCGATCGAGTACCAATTGCCCAAGCCCTTATTGCCAATGTCTCGATTGCCGATCGCACTCACGTCGTCAAGGCTACCCTTCTTCACGTTCTCAAGGGTCGGAACCGGCTGAGATGCCGGATCTTTAGGATCGTCCTTGGGATTGTCGTTCGACCGAGCAGCAGCCGGAAGAACCGACAGCGTGCTCGCAAGAATTCCAGCCAGCATCCACTTTCCCAGGTGTTTCATAAGTCCTTTACTCCGTTCAGGCGTGGCGATTCGAGACACAGAGGCCTAACCTCTTAGACGCATCTTTTGCAGCTAAGTTTCGGTACGGCTCCAGATAATTCCACGTGGCCAAACCTGTCGCTCTTCACATTAAGTGTACGCCCGATAGCAAGCGGCAGACTCACGGTACATGTACTTCCGCGGGGACAATCAGGCTTTTCAGATTAGTAAGCGTGCCTTGTCAATGGCCGGCAATTTCAGAATCACTATGTCAGAGGCTATCCATTCCCCGTCTTTCCCCTGCTCCGCCGTGACTCGCACTTCGGCACTGTCCTTGAGGGATTCGGCGGCGCTCGCAACCCTCTGGGAAGGTGGCACATCGGCGCCAAAACGGACATGGCACTTCTGGATATTCACCCGCCTCATAAAGCCGCCCCGGCCAGCCACGTAAATGTACTTGCCGGCTTCCCGCTTCGTACCTTCGACGACTAGGCCTTGAAAAACGCCCTTTGTGGCAAACAACGGCAAGGCACTGGTCAACAAGAGGGCGAGAAAGAGCGACTCAAGGAGCCTGTGTCCCCACCGAGTCCGGCAATCGGAGTAGGCGCGCATGTGTGAGTGAGATGCACATCATACGACGGAAGATGACGAGGATTGTGCGGAGAATCCAGGCCAGAGACGTGGATCTGGCCGCCTTCGGGCGGGTGTTTCGCAATTTCTTGATCCAGCGAATCGGTGATTTGAAATCGCAAAATCACAAAATGTTGAAACACCCGACGGTATAATCCCGGGCATGGCTGATCCTGTAGTCCACATCTCAGAGACCCAAGCCACGAGTGACTTCGCTTCCGTATTGGCGCGCGTGCGCGCTGGCGCTGAAATCGTAATCGAGAGCGAGAACGGCAAAGTGCCTGTAGCGATAATTCATGCTCCCGCGCCGCCACGCCGTTCTATCTCCGAGTGCATCTCGCTATTACCCGAGGACTCGACTGCGGTCATGGATGCAGACTTCGCAAAGGATGTCGAGGCGGCTATCGAGAGCCATCGCGAACCGCTGTCCCCGCCGGAATGGGACTGCTCCTCGATTCCAGTGTGCTGATCGCCGCCAAACGTCAGGGGCAGAATGCGCGGAGAATGCTGGCCACCATCTCCGGTCAGGCAGCAAATACGGACATCGCTCTCTCAGTCGTGACGCTAATCGAACTGGCTCATGGTGCAGCTCGAGCCGACACAGCCCAGCGCAAGGCCAAACGCGAGCAGTTCATCCAAGAACTCCTCACGGCCTTGCCAATTCATCCAGTGACCGTGCCGATTGCAATTCGTGCCGGACAGATCGATGGCGAGAGCCAGGCGAAAGGAGTTCGTCTCCCAATCTCCGATCTGTTGATCGGCATTACCGCCCTGGAGCTGGGCTACAGTTTGGCCACTGCGAACCTCCGCCACTTCCGGATGATCCCGGGCCTCACGGTCGTGCAACTCTAGCGTGCGTACATGGTGATTGCGGGTGTGATTTCGCAATCACCAGTTCGCAAGATCTTTCAGTCGTAATACTCCAGCCCCAAATGCGTGATCATCTCCTCGCCGCGCAGATGACGCAGCGTGTTCTTCAGCTTCATCGACTGAATGAAGAGGTCGTGCTCCGGATATAGTCCCGGCGCTGTCATCGGTGACTTGAAGTAGAAGCTTAGCCATTCCTGGATGCCGATGCTCTGCAACTCCGGGGTGCGCTGAGCGAGATCGAGGAAGAGGACTAGATCAAGCACAATCGGTGCAGCCAGAATGGAATCCCGGCACAGGAAGTCCACTTTGATCTGCATCGGATAGTTGAGCCACCCGAAGATATCGATATTGTCCCAGCCCTCTTTATTGTCGCCACGGGGCGGGTAGTAGTTGATCCTGACCTTGTGGAAGATGTTGCCATACAGCTCCGGATAGAGATCGGGCTGCAGGATGTGCTCAAGTACACCGAGCTTCGACTCTTCCTTGGTCTTGAACGACTCAGGATCGTCGAGCACCTCGCCATCTCGATTGCCGAGGATGTTCGTGGAATACCATCCACTCACGCCGAGCATGCGCGCCTTGAAAGTGGGAGCCAGCACGGTCTTGAGCAGTGTCTGACCGGTTTTGAAATCCTTGCCGCAGATCGGCGCGCTGTTGCGCCGCGACAGCTCATGCATGGCAGGGATGTCGACGGTGAGGTTAGGCGCTCCATTCGCGAACGGCACTCCCTCCATCAGCGCCGCGTAGGCATAGATCATTGAGGGAGCAATGTCTGGACTACTCTCCTTCAAAGCCTTCTCGAATGATTTAACCGAGCCGTGAGCTGCGGTCTGCTGCATGAAGATCTCGGTCGAACCGCACCAGATCATCACCAGCCGGTCGGCGCCAGAGCCTTTCTTGAAATCACGGATATCGGCACGAAGCTGCTCCGCCAGATCCATCTTCGATTTGCCCGATTTGACGTGATGACCATCCAGCTTCTTAACATAATGGCGATCGAAGACCGCCTTGCGCGGCTTCACCGACTTGAGAAACGGCTTTACTTTGTCGAGTAGCTCCTTCTCGAGGACGCCGGCCTTACTGGCG
The genomic region above belongs to Terriglobales bacterium and contains:
- a CDS encoding MFS transporter encodes the protein MPNPFAFLAEANSGQRRTLLAAALGWMLDAFDVMLYSLVVAYIMRDLHMSKQTAGLLNTLTLLASGIGGVLFGFIADRIGRTRALMLSILTYSVCSFACGLATSILVLACLRFLLGLGMGGEWNTGATLVAETWPTHLRARALAMVQSSWAIGYALAAVVAGLMLQRTTWRFVFFVGVLPALVTLWIQKGVPESELWKERQTSTRSVTAGSPIRFVDLFGRQYRRKTITLLLMNMFGMFGWWGLFTWIPPYLSLPIEQGGRGFGALNTTGLLVFLNLVGMAPGYFTFGWVADRLGRRPSVILYTLLAAAFVPLYAAAREPAALLLLGAIVAFFGTGFFSGSGIIGSELFPTSVRARALGFTYNGARAMSSIAPFTIGRIGQQHGLDSAFYVCAAAFLLSALTAIFIPETRGTELT
- a CDS encoding CBS domain-containing protein, which produces MGDQSGQQTVVKSKFRVRDYMTSTVTTLTVDACLLDAAMLIRRTGKRHVPVVSADGKAVGIISDRDVSRLAPSVLSHLSSDEYNKIFEGTSVTQAMTRDPVTIHPDAPVQQAVHIMVTKKFSSVLVAESDGKLVGIITVTDLLSLLDRVLATADHV
- a CDS encoding M48 family metallopeptidase; amino-acid sequence: MKHLGKWMLAGILASTLSVLPAAARSNDNPKDDPKDPASQPVPTLENVKKGSLDDVSAIGNRDIGNKGLGNWYSIEKEVSMGKQYAQQVEQSAKLVTDPVVNEYVNRIGQNLVRHSDAKVPFTIKVIDDDQINAFALPGGFFYVNTGTILAADDESELAGVMAHEIAHVCARHAMRQMTRANWANFATIPLIFIGGGIGYAAYEAAGIGIPLTFMKFSRGFESQADYLGTQYLYASGYDPQSMVDFFEKIEATEKKKPGALAKAFASHPPTPDRVEHTQQEIAKILPPKDQYVVTTSEFDQVKARLAALENRRKVIEDKDENKPSLRRASNKTDKDGKSTDDDRPTLHRRDNND
- a CDS encoding PIN domain-containing protein is translated as MGLLLDSSVLIAAKRQGQNARRMLATISGQAANTDIALSVVTLIELAHGAARADTAQRKAKREQFIQELLTALPIHPVTVPIAIRAGQIDGESQAKGVRLPISDLLIGITALELGYSLATANLRHFRMIPGLTVVQL
- a CDS encoding inositol-3-phosphate synthase, giving the protein MAKEKKGAGDKIALAKGKLGIMIPGMGAVATTFVAGVEAVRKGYAKPIGSLTQMGTVRLGKRTEGRTPKVSEFIPLAGLDNLVFTGWDIFEDDMYTAASKAGVLEKELLDKVKPFLKSVKPRKAVFDRHYVKKLDGHHVKSGKSKMDLAEQLRADIRDFKKGSGADRLVMIWCGSTEIFMQQTAAHGSVKSFEKALKESSPDIAPSMIYAYAALMEGVPFANGAPNLTVDIPAMHELSRRNSAPICGKDFKTGQTLLKTVLAPTFKARMLGVSGWYSTNILGNRDGEVLDDPESFKTKEESKLGVLEHILQPDLYPELYGNIFHKVRINYYPPRGDNKEGWDNIDIFGWLNYPMQIKVDFLCRDSILAAPIVLDLVLFLDLAQRTPELQSIGIQEWLSFYFKSPMTAPGLYPEHDLFIQSMKLKNTLRHLRGEEMITHLGLEYYD